CAAATTGATTTTCTTCAAGGTAAGTTTCGATATCACGGTGAAGCTCTCTTAATTCCAACTGCCCCCCGTCCCTGTAGATATAAAAAACGGAGAGATAATCCCCTGCGGGAAATTGTAGAATATTATCACTGTCCCGGTTATGTGGCCCTGACATTTCCATACCCTGCCGGCTGTCCATCTGAACCGGATCAGCGAGATTATCGAAGGGATAGATCAATATGAATGTTCGCTCAGAATACATCCCCTTCTCTATGAGGGAACTGCACAGATCATAGTATTTTTTCATGGAGGGAACAGCATCTGGTTCGGGAACATCAATAAGGTAATAGCTTCTTTCGTCGAAATGGCCGATACTGTAGGACCGCATAAATGAACGGTCCTTAAGGAGATAGATCAGTTGTTCTGTTTCCCTCAGCAGCCGCAGTTGCCGATCCAGCTTTTCTTTCAAAATAGTGTGATGTTCCGAAAGCAATGAGGTAAAATCCTCAGGGGAAACATCGCCGCTCTCCAGGGCCTTTATTTGACCGAGGGGTATTTCCATTTCCCTCAGATAGAAAATCTGCCGCAATTTCCGGATTTCCTTAAAATCATAGTAACGGTAGTTCTGCGCATCCACCTGCGGTTCTATTAAGCCCAGATTTTCATAATGACGCAGGGTTTCTTTAGTTGTATTGAATATCTTTATTACTTCACTTTTAATCAGCTTTGTCCGTTTCATAATGTCCCCTTCTTTCTAATCTAGTATTTTAATCCTGGAGAAATCCTGCTTTTTCATAAATATGTATAGCAATATGATCAATATGATATCCGAAGCAGCTAAGCCTAGGGCTACTCCCGGAGCGAAATAGTTTTTTACAAAGAAGATGGTAAACAAAGGAATGAGGATGAGTGTTCTGATAATGGAGATTGCTGCCGATTCCAGAGGTCTATTTATAGCTGTATAAAAGATAGTCGCCTGAAGAGGCAGATTTGATAATAGAGTCGCTCCTCCGATGGTCAGGTAGAAAAAACGGCCGTACTCCAGCAGAATATCTCCCTGAAGGAATAGCTTCAGTATCGGCACAATAATCGGTAGGATAAGAGTGTATGCAGCAATGCCGTAGAGAGTCGTCTTTTTAATGGAGTACCGGAGGACATTTTTCAGACTCCGGAAATCGCCTTCGCCGGTCATGCGGGAGAGCACGGGCTGCAGCCCCATAGTTGCCCCCATATATATGCTGTAAAAGAGCGTCACGATGATATTAATAGTGGCGAAAGCTTTGAAGTGTTCTTCTGAAAGATAAAGGATGAAGGCCCTGTTAACAATATATACCATCAAGGACTCGACTATCATCATTGAAAAATCACTCAATCCGTTGTAAAGGATTCTCAAAGTGCTTTTCAACTGGATTTCAGGCTTTCTCAATTTCAGGATACGCGCTTTTTTCAGAAAGTAGTACGCTCCTGATGACAGTTCCAGAGCGGAACTGATGACAGTAGCCCATGCAAGCCCCCCGACTCCTGCATCAAGAATAGCCACTGCGGTAAAGTTGAGCAGCAGATTGGAAACGGAGCCGACCATATTAACAGTAAAACTGTACTTTGGGCTTTCGTCGTTCAAAATCAGGACATCAAGTCCTCTTGAAAGCAGCATAATGGGAAATGAAAGGGCCAGGACCTGTAAATAGGATTTCGCCATGGGAAAGAAGCTGCCTGAAG
The Spirochaeta isovalerica genome window above contains:
- a CDS encoding MerR family transcriptional regulator: MKRTKLIKSEVIKIFNTTKETLRHYENLGLIEPQVDAQNYRYYDFKEIRKLRQIFYLREMEIPLGQIKALESGDVSPEDFTSLLSEHHTILKEKLDRQLRLLRETEQLIYLLKDRSFMRSYSIGHFDERSYYLIDVPEPDAVPSMKKYYDLCSSLIEKGMYSERTFILIYPFDNLADPVQMDSRQGMEMSGPHNRDSDNILQFPAGDYLSVFYIYRDGGQLELRELHRDIETYLEENQFERIGDTVLEIEHPELSIILDESMNIYELQVKVRRKGGKDE
- a CDS encoding MATE family efflux transporter, producing the protein MQHTPDMHKVYFKKYANPMIVRSILSQIMYTADRFIAGIFIGAGALAATTLISPLLFFTAALASLFIGGLGAYIGLLIGRGESARAGRLASGTLILMAALGILLMMPPLLFPGEIARLLGASGSFFPMAKSYLQVLALSFPIMLLSRGLDVLILNDESPKYSFTVNMVGSVSNLLLNFTAVAILDAGVGGLAWATVISSALELSSGAYYFLKKARILKLRKPEIQLKSTLRILYNGLSDFSMMIVESLMVYIVNRAFILYLSEEHFKAFATINIIVTLFYSIYMGATMGLQPVLSRMTGEGDFRSLKNVLRYSIKKTTLYGIAAYTLILPIIVPILKLFLQGDILLEYGRFFYLTIGGATLLSNLPLQATIFYTAINRPLESAAISIIRTLILIPLFTIFFVKNYFAPGVALGLAASDIILIILLYIFMKKQDFSRIKILD